CTTCATGCCAACGGAAGCACGGGCCATAACCATTACACTGATTGGCATCGCGGCAGGCTTTTTCCCGGGTGTAATAACTGAATTTGAACCACTTCCACTGACCGCGCCAATTACGCCATAAATGCTCACACTGGCCGATGTCGCGAGTGTTTGACCAGCGGTAACAAGCCCCGCCCTGACGACAGCGGTTTGCAGCCCGGCAACTCTGCTCGGTGCGCAGCCGTTTCGCCCAGTAAGAGCCGCCATTCCAATCCCATTTCCCCCGCACCCATTCCAGCAATTCACATTGCCCGGGCCAATCGGGATCAAAGTCATCATCCCCATTTGCGGCGGCCTGCTTACTACTGGTATCACAGCGACCATCACTGCATTGGAACAGGTTTTCCGGCACGGTAAATGACAAGCCACTGCCGGCGCCATGATCGGTATTGGGAATATCCCCGGCCGCGCCGCCATTCGTGCAATTCCCCACCGACAGTACGCTTTGGTCAAACGTCACCTCCGCCGGTTCAGGATCGGTCGGAGACAGGGAAAACAGCACCGCCTCCTGCAGATAAGGAAAGCGCTGAGGATCTGGGTTCATCGCCGTCTCTAACTGGGCTGGCGTATTAATCACTGCCATGGTTTCCCGGCTAAAATCTTCCAGCGGCATCCCCGGCACCCGGGACTGCAGTGCATGCACGCCATCCCGGGTGCGGATCAGGGCAATAGCATGGCCTGCGGTCAAGGTGCCTTGGGAGTCATGCAGATTAAAGTTGGTGACAAACATCGTCCCCACCGCACTGGCTTGCAGATCAATCAGCATCTGGCGGTAATCATCCTCGACCAGATGTCGATTACGGTTGTAGTAAATTGATGGTGTCACCGTCAGGCCAGAGCCCCCGGTCAACTGCGACACTATCTGTCCGGCAAAATGCTGTGCAGACAGTACATTGACCAAGGTGGGATCATTCGGCGCAAATACCCGAGGCGGTGGATTGTTCAGCTGCATTTGGAATATGCGGCTCAGGGTTCGGAAACGAGTCGTAAAACTGTCCATGGTGGTCTGGGCTGGATTCAACGTGAAGTACTGCGGTCGGACTGAATCCCCTGGCACATTATTGCCATGACGATTCATCTCCAGCACCATTTCAATACTGTGCAACAAACAGGCACCACAAACACCGGACTGACCGGATGTACCGCCGGGATGGGAAGCAATCAACCATAGCCGCCGTAGCCAACGGGACAAGTCAAAATTTCCCGGCAAACGCAAAGCGGCAGTACTGTTGCCGCCATCAATCGCATCTTTGAACACCCCGGGCGCAGGGCAGATCCCCGGCCGCAATGAACCGGCATAATTCCCTGCCACATAGGTCTGGCGGCCATAATGTTCGCCACCATCCTGAAACACATACCAAGGTTTAAAGACATCGGGAATGCTGGCGATAGCGCTGGGTTTAATCGTGTAACCCGTACCGATATTAATACCGCCGCTACGTTCCACCCCGAAGAGATTGCCTTTGGCATCTTCAATAATCAGGCTAAAAGCCCGGCCATGGGATTGCGCGCTGACACTCGTGGTAATACTCCATTTCAGCGGGTTCGGCACAATGCCGTCACCATAGCTGTCAGGGCAGCGCTGAAAACTGACAAACTCACTGTCCGTCGTGGTGCCAAGCATATTGGAACGTAAACAGTACTGATAACCGTCCGGCATCACCTTGCTGATCTGCCGAGTCTGAGGATCGTAACGCAGCGCCCCCTGACTGATACGGCCATCCTTACCTAAAATCTGGGTATAGGATTTACCTTCAAAGGGATAATGGAAGTTAAACTGATACGCTAAGGTAAAAGGCGCTGGCACCAACGCAAAAATAATCTCCCGGCCGGTGACTTTCAGATCATACAGATTGCTCGATTTTGCCGAAGTGGCTAAATACCAGTTATTCTCCTGCAGCCGGTAGCCGGTATGCTGGTTGACCATCTGTTTAGTGGTCTCATTATATTTCCAGATTTGACGGGTATTATTCACCGAGCAAGGCTTAAGCTGAATATAGGAATACGTTGAGGTGTCATCGGATGCCACATCCGTCATACAAAGATAAAAGTTATCCGGCTGGTCGCCTTCGGTAGTGATCACAGTAGAAATATGGCCGTGCACATCATAACGCCAGTCATAACCAATACAGTCGGTGCTGTCTTTACGCGCAGTTTCGTAGGCATAGTAAATATTGTCTTTTGCCAGATACGGCGCCACACAATAGGTGTAACCATTGCGCAG
This region of Shewanella sp. NFH-SH190041 genomic DNA includes:
- a CDS encoding DUF1561 domain-containing protein gives rise to the protein MLYLSTSALPVHSVHFVRRLMMCFAALLLLLGGTSVTHASPYPQKVDKALDSNFEVELRNGYTYCVAPYLAKDNIYYAYETARKDSTDCIGYDWRYDVHGHISTVITTEGDQPDNFYLCMTDVASDDTSTYSYIQLKPCSVNNTRQIWKYNETTKQMVNQHTGYRLQENNWYLATSAKSSNLYDLKVTGREIIFALVPAPFTLAYQFNFHYPFEGKSYTQILGKDGRISQGALRYDPQTRQISKVMPDGYQYCLRSNMLGTTTDSEFVSFQRCPDSYGDGIVPNPLKWSITTSVSAQSHGRAFSLIIEDAKGNLFGVERSGGINIGTGYTIKPSAIASIPDVFKPWYVFQDGGEHYGRQTYVAGNYAGSLRPGICPAPGVFKDAIDGGNSTAALRLPGNFDLSRWLRRLWLIASHPGGTSGQSGVCGACLLHSIEMVLEMNRHGNNVPGDSVRPQYFTLNPAQTTMDSFTTRFRTLSRIFQMQLNNPPPRVFAPNDPTLVNVLSAQHFAGQIVSQLTGGSGLTVTPSIYYNRNRHLVEDDYRQMLIDLQASAVGTMFVTNFNLHDSQGTLTAGHAIALIRTRDGVHALQSRVPGMPLEDFSRETMAVINTPAQLETAMNPDPQRFPYLQEAVLFSLSPTDPEPAEVTFDQSVLSVGNCTNGGAAGDIPNTDHGAGSGLSFTVPENLFQCSDGRCDTSSKQAAANGDDDFDPDWPGQCELLEWVRGKWDWNGGSYWAKRLRTEQSCRAANRCRQGGACYRWSNTRDIGQCEHLWRNWRGQWKWFKFSYYTREKACRDANQCNGYGPCFRWHEGRPD